The proteins below come from a single Cupriavidus pauculus genomic window:
- a CDS encoding ABC transporter substrate-binding protein, with translation MNRRDLLKLAALSAVPGMVTHSRTALAAGETIELGCPVPMSGPFAANGKFADLGMKLAVEQYGKVLGRPLQYSVLDTEGKPATAVRKVQELAQQKAARYFAGGILSSESLAMGKEAEKLGGVFVTTAGADEITGKDCNRATFRWSVPTYGAIERTVRPLIEAMPKAKRWYTITPQYVFGDGLLSAAKNIFKEKGIEHVGNSYHALTEKEFSGYLTNALAAKPDVLLILNFGSQSSDTLRQAVSFGMKKNTTILVAWASGLEQFESLGADLCEGIYFGAQYWHGVDTPLNRDLVKRSRDAFKANPNYSLAGSYICTKILVDGMIKAGTADPKAVIAALEGLKYEGLTGPEEIRAGDHQVLKNYYLLKGKAKSAMKDKDDYAEVVNVGKAFLPLDQTQCKMA, from the coding sequence GTGAATCGTCGTGATTTGCTTAAGTTGGCCGCGCTGTCGGCAGTTCCGGGCATGGTGACGCATTCGCGCACCGCCCTTGCCGCGGGCGAGACCATCGAGCTAGGTTGTCCGGTACCGATGTCCGGCCCATTCGCCGCGAATGGCAAGTTCGCGGATCTCGGGATGAAGCTTGCGGTCGAGCAGTACGGAAAGGTGCTCGGCCGGCCGTTGCAGTACAGCGTGCTCGATACCGAAGGCAAGCCGGCCACGGCGGTCAGAAAGGTGCAGGAGCTCGCGCAGCAGAAGGCGGCACGCTATTTCGCGGGCGGCATCCTCTCCTCGGAATCGCTGGCCATGGGGAAGGAAGCGGAGAAGCTCGGGGGCGTCTTCGTGACGACCGCCGGCGCCGACGAGATCACGGGCAAGGACTGCAACCGCGCGACGTTCCGCTGGTCCGTGCCGACTTACGGCGCAATCGAGCGCACGGTGCGCCCGCTGATCGAAGCGATGCCGAAGGCAAAGCGCTGGTACACGATCACCCCGCAGTACGTATTCGGCGACGGGCTGCTCTCCGCGGCCAAGAACATCTTCAAGGAGAAGGGCATCGAGCACGTGGGCAACAGCTACCACGCGCTGACCGAGAAGGAGTTCAGCGGCTACCTCACCAATGCGCTGGCCGCCAAGCCGGACGTGCTGCTGATCCTCAATTTCGGCTCGCAATCCTCGGACACCCTTCGGCAGGCCGTGAGCTTCGGCATGAAGAAGAACACCACGATCCTCGTCGCGTGGGCCTCGGGCCTCGAGCAGTTCGAGTCGCTGGGCGCGGACCTCTGCGAAGGCATCTACTTCGGCGCGCAGTACTGGCATGGCGTGGATACGCCGCTGAACCGCGACCTCGTCAAGCGTTCGCGGGACGCGTTCAAGGCGAACCCGAACTACAGCCTGGCGGGTTCGTATATCTGCACGAAGATTCTGGTCGACGGCATGATCAAGGCGGGCACCGCCGATCCCAAGGCCGTCATCGCCGCACTGGAAGGGCTGAAGTACGAAGGGCTGACCGGCCCCGAGGAAATCCGCGCGGGCGATCACCAGGTGCTCAAGAACTACTACCTGCTGAAAGGCAAGGCCAAGTCCGCCATGAAGGACAAGGACGACTACGCCGAAGTCGTGAATGTGGGCAAGGCCTTTCTGCCCCTCGACCAGACGCAGTGCAAGATGGCATAA